The following are from one region of the Anomaloglossus baeobatrachus isolate aAnoBae1 chromosome 1, aAnoBae1.hap1, whole genome shotgun sequence genome:
- the LOC142257164 gene encoding uncharacterized protein LOC142257164 — protein sequence MSSQLWSGGTRPEIPVLRRFFLIHPTMMNKVREKMAERILHLTLEIIFHLTGEDYTVVKTSSDRCQAPVSEGRGGTLSPIPGPSPHPRKHENINDQKILELTNKMIELLTREVPIRCQDVTVYFSMEEWEYLEGHKDRYKEVMMEEHQPRTSAGLSSARTTPERCPAPPPPPPQDPQILDLDKDLNNINSPERNVRGDQWSKEIPTDHRPDYGSRNSEGHLSSDIKPDDHYTIYHTNEERAIIPNIPSTFHIQDLSCNPFKLQQSKSHQRGVQHEIIHTGKKQYSCLECGKCFTMKPYLVRHERIHTGEKPFSCSECGKCFTWKSRLIVHSRTHTGEKPFSCPECEKCFTHKSDLVRHQRLHPGERTFSCTRCEDSFNEKSLLIEHQKTHRRKTFSCPDCGKCFMLQSNLFKHQKTHTGEKPFSCSECGKCFTQKSVLVRHQIIHTGERPFLCTLCGKCFNQKSVLITHQRTHTEKKFPCPQCGKCFSHISNLYKHQKNHTREKPFSCSECGKSFAQKSALIRHLRIHTR from the exons ATGTCTTCTCAGCTGTGGAGTGGAGGAACGCGTCCAGAGATCCCTGTGTTGAG GAGATTTTTCCTGATTCACCCAACAATGATGAATAAGGTCAGAGAAAAGATggcagagaggatattacacctcaccctggagataatcttccatcttactggagag gattacacagtagtgaagacctctagtgatcgctgtcaggcccctgtgtctgaaggacggggaggaaccctgagcccaatcccggggccttCACCTCACCCCCGGAAACATGagaacatcaatgaccagaagatcctagaactcacaaacaagatgattgagctgctgactagagag gttcctataaggtgtcaggacgtcaccgtctatttctccatggaggagtgggagtatctagaaggacacaaggaccggtacaaggaggtgatgatggaggagcaccagccccgcacatcagcag gtctctccagtgcgaggacgaccccagagagatgtcccgctcctcctcctcctcctccacaggatcctcag aTTTTGGATCTGGATAAagatctgaacaatattaattctccagagagaaatgtgaggggcgatcagTGGAGTAAAgagattcctacagatcaccgccccg ATTACGGTTCTAGAAACTCAGAGGGACATCTATCTTCAGATATTAAACCAGATGATCATTATACCATATATCATACAAATGAAGAGCGTGCCATTATCCCGAATATACCTTCAACCTTTCACATCCAAGATCTATCATGTAATCCCTTTAAACTGCAGCAAAGTAAAAGTCACCAGAGGGGTGTTCAACATGAAAtaattcacacagggaagaagcaatattcatgtttagaatgtggaaaatgttttactatgaaaccatatcttgttagacatgagagaattcacacaggtgagaagccattttcatgttcagaatgtggaaaatgttttacatggAAATCCCGGCTTATTGTACATTcacgaactcacacaggagagaaaccgttttcatgtccagaatgtgagaaatgttttactcacAAATCAGATCTTGTCCGACATCAAAGACTTCACCCAGGGGAGAGGACGTTTTCATGTACCCGGTGTGAGGATAGTTTTAATGAAAAGTCTCTTCTAATTGAACATCAAAAAACTCACAGAAGAAAAACATTTTCATGTCCAgactgtggaaaatgttttatgctTCAATCAAATCTTTTTAAGCAtcaaaaaactcacacgggggagaagccgttttcatgttcagaatgtgggaaatgttttacacaaaaGTCAGTTCTTGTTAGACATCAAATAATTCACACGGGGGAGAGGCCCTTCTTATGTACACTTTGTGGAAAGTGTTTTAATCAAAAGTCAGTTCTAAtaacacatcaaagaactcacacagaaaaaaaatttcCATGTCcacaatgtggaaaatgttttagccaCATATCAAATCTTTataaacatcaaaaaaatcacacaagggagaagccattttcttgttcagaatgtgggaaaagctTTGCCCAAAAATCAGCTCTTATTagacatctgagaattcacaccAGGTAG